Genomic segment of Glutamicibacter sp. JL.03c:
GGCAGACATCAGGGCCCAGCGCGTGGTGATCCCCGCGGGCGACAGCGTCTTGTCGGCCCTGAAGTGGAAGGCCATGTCCACCGCCAATGACCCGGATGAAACGACCATGCTGAGCGTTGCGGCGAGGACAGGTTTCGGGACGGTGGAGCTTACTCCAAGGCAGGGTGATTCGCCCGTGAGCCTGGATATCCTCGACGGCGGCCAAGTCGACCAAAGCCCCTGGCTCCAGGCCCTCGATGGCTGGCCGGTTCCCAGTGCTGTCGGCCAGCAACCGTCACGAGAACGTCCCTGAGCCCAGGATTACTGGGCGCGCGGCGGGAACTTCTTGTACTTGCGGTAATGGTTGACCGCATTCAGTACCAGGTAGAGCTTGCGGCGTGGGTTGTTTTCCGCCGAGTACTTCAGCGGGTTGGATACCTTGCCCGCCTTGAGAAGCGCGGCGGCCTTCTTGCCGGTCTCGCTGTCGAGGAATCGGCGCAACAGGTGATGAGGCAGAACGGTGAAGAGCTGCTCTCGGCGTAGCTGCAGTATCCCGGCCGCGGTTTCCATGACGGCGTCGGTGTGCGGATCAGCAGCATCGAAGTCGGCGCCGAGGAACTCGGTGACGTAGAAACGCGCCGGGTTCACGCCAGCAGCGGTGAGGTAGAAGTGGTTCCGGCCCAGGCGCGGGTTGATTTCGAAGAACTTGATCTTCCCATCCCGGCGGTCATGCTTCGCATCGATCATCGCGATGCCGCGCCAGCCCAGTTCTTCGAGCATGCGGGCGCCATCGGCGGCCATCTGGTCGTTCTGCCCGGTCACGATTGCGGCCGAGTTGCCCAGTACCAGCGGCGCATGCTCCTCGATGACCACTTCACCGTAGCCGGCAAAGATGACCTTGCCGTCCTGGGTGGCGAAGTAGGTGCATAGGCGCATGGCGTCGTCCCCGCCGGGGACATATTCCTGCAGGATGTAGCCGGAACTGTAGCCGCTGCCATCGATTTTGCCCAGCAGGGTTTCCAGCTCGGCGCGGGAGTTGATGGTGTGGATCTTCTGCTTGCCCTCGAACTTCGCCGCGATCCAGTCCCCCGAGCTGGAAGGCTTGCCGATCACCGGATAGGTGAGGTCCTTGGCCATGCTTTCCAGATCGGAGCCCGGATAGTACACGGCGGTGCGCGGGTGGGCGATGTCCAGCTTCTCGGCCAGGGCGTAGAAGTTCTCCTTCAACGCGGCCGCTTCGATGGTCTCCAATTCCGGGTAGGGAATCACGTACTGGGCTTCGAGCTGCCCGCGGTGCTTGGCAATGAGCATGATGTGGAAGTCCAGCGATCCGAAGAGCATCAGCGGGCGCCCGGATTCTGCCTTCAGCTCGGTGGCCAGATCCCGCAGCGCCGCCACGACGCGGGTCTCGTCAGCCATGGAACCGATGGGGCGCAGTTCGATGGCTACCGAATGCTCGATGACCCCGTTGCCGGCGGCAGGGAGCACGACCGAACGCACGCCGTAGGCCTCGTAGAATTCGCGGGCCAGGGTGTAGGTGCCGATATCGCCGCCGAGGATGACGGGGACGAATGGCTGGGTTGGATCAATTGCCACAGTGCTGGATTCCCTACTTCTTGCGCCAGTTCATGTACTTTTCGAAGGCCCAGGCCAGTGGCTTGTTCAGCGCCAGGTCCCACTCCCCGTTGGTCTGCACGATGTCGCATCCGGTATTGGTCTTGAACTTGGTCAGGCCCGAAAGGTGGTGTTCCTTGTCCAGGGTGGCGCTCACACCGCCCTGGTCCAGGTAGCGGCAGCCGGCGGCGATGGAATCTTCCACCATGCGGTTCATGATGGCCTTGGGTGCGAAGATCTTGCGCTGCTCCGAGGAGGAAGCGCCGTAGAGGTACCAGGCCAGATTGGAGGATCGGATCACGATGGAGGCCGCGAGATCCACGCCTTCGTTGCTGGCGATGTAGAGGGTGCAGGATCCTGGCACCGCTTCGTTGAGCACACGATGCATGGTCTCGAAGTAGCTCAGCGGTCGGCCGGTGAATTCCTGGCGGTCTGCGGTGTGGTTGTACAGGGCATGGAAGCGGGCCATGTCCGCGGTGTCCCCCACCTCGATTTCCAGGGTGCTCTTCAGGGCCTTGCGGGTCTCGTTGCGGGTAGTGGCCGAGTAGCTGGCCATCACCTGATCCACGTCCAGCTGGTTGCCTTCTTCATCCTGCAGGGCAACGCGGGCCACGTATTCCGGCTGGCCTGCGCCGAAGTCCAGTCCGACGTCTTCCTTGGTGAAGCCCAGGTCCAGCAGGGCGTCGTTCAGCGCCAAGGCTTGCTCGGAGCTGCTCTTCAGGTCCAGGTCGGCCAGCTGCGCGAAGCCTTCTTTGCCGAGGTTCTTGCGTACTGCCGACGCGGCCCAGGTGCGCACTTCGCGGCCCGGTCCCATTTTCAGCTGGAAGGCGCCACGGTTCTTGAGGTAGGCAGCCAGCGGGCGGATAACATTTTCTGCGGGGTGGGCCTGGAAATCGATGACCGGGCCGTCGGGGACGTAGGCCAGGGTCTTCTTGATGACCGGGGCTGCGCGGTGCAGCACCAGCGCGGTGCCGACCAGCTCGTCCTGGTCGAAGAATCCGAGGGATTCGCCACGCCAGCCGCCCTTGACGCGGGCCCATTCAGGACGCTGCAGGAAGCTGACGTCGCGGGCGGTTTCAAGAAAGGCTGAGTGTTCGGCGCTGGAAATCGGACGCACGTGCAGGTCGTTGTGGCTCACGTGTGAAATCCTATCGTGCTTCCCCTGCTTGTGCGGGGAGATAAGATACCCCCTGGGGGTACTTGACTTTATACCCCCTAGGGGTATTATCGAAGTATGGATACCACCCAGAATCCGGATGCCCAGGCACAGCATCACGGTTATCACGCGGACAAGTCCGCACTGGAACGTCGCCTCAAGCGCATCGAGGGCCAGGTGCGCGGCGTCGCCAAGATGGTCGACGAAGACAAATACTGCATCGACATCCTGACCCAGATTTCTGCCATCAACGCGGCATTGCACAAGGTCAGCGTGCAACTCATCGATGACCACATCGGCCATTGCGTTGTTGATGCCGCGAAGTCCTCCATCGAAACCGGAGACCCGAGCATCGTCCAGGACAAGATCGCCGAGGCCACAGCTGCGATCTCCCGACTGGTGCGCTGAGAGCGCCCGGACCCCGAAGTCAGATTCACACAAAATTCATCGAAAGAGAGCAAGATCATGAGCCACAACTGCAACTGCGGATGCTCTTCCGAGAACAGCACCAGCGCTACCCGGGGATTGCAGATCACCACGCGTGATCAGGCCACCGCGCTCACCACCCAGACGGAGATCAAGATCTCCGGCATGACCTGCGGCCACTGCGTCTCTTCGGTCACCGAAGAGCTCAAGGAATTGGCCGGCGTGCAGCACGTCGACGTCATCCTCGACGCCCAGGGCGTTTCCACCGCCACCGTCACCGCAACCGAGAAGCTCAGCGAATCGAGCATCCGCGAAGCCATCGACGAGGCCGGTTACACCGTCGAAGCCATCAACGCCTAGCTCCACCAGCCAGGCGCCAAGCCACCAACCAGTGGCAGGAAAGTGCAAGGTAGAACAATGTCTTCCCACGCGCCAGAACACGCGCTGCCCGAATCACGCACCGTCGACCTGGATATCCAGGGCATGACCTGCGCATCGTGCGTGAACCGGGTTGAACGCAAACTCGGCAAGCTGCCCGGGGTCACCGCCTCGGTCAACCTCCCCCTGGAGACCGCCAAGGTCCAGGTGCCGCGCGAGGTCAGCGACCAGACGCTGATCAGCACCGTAGAGGCCGCCGGCTACACCGCCACGCTGAAACAGCCCGCGGCCCATGGACACGAGGACCATGGCGAGCATGCCGGGCATGAGCATCTGGTCCCCAACCACCTGTTGCTGCGTCTGATCATTTCCGCGGCATTCAGCATCCCGCTGTTCGTGATCTCCATGATCCCGGCAGCCCAGTTCCCGCACTGGGGCTGGGTAGCCTTCGCGCTGGCGACGCCGGTAGTCTTCTACGGTGCCTGGCCGTTCCACAAGGCCGCGGCGATCAATGCCCGGCACCTCTCGTCCACCATGGACACCCTGGTCTCCCTGGGCGTGCTGGCCGCTTACCTGTTCTCGGCCATCCAGCTGATCCTTGATCCGCAGATGACCGCACACACCGGCATGGCGATGAGCGAGCACGCGCTGTACTTCGAAACCGCCGGCGTCGTGGCCACCTTGCTGCTGCTCGGCCGTTATCTGGAGCATCGCGCCAAGTCTTCGGCCTCGGATGCGCTGAAGTCCCTGCTCAACCTGGGGGCCAAGGATGCGGTGGTGCTGCGTGATGGCCAAGAGGTCAAGATTCCGGCAGCCCAGCTGCAGGTCGGCGAACACTTCGTGGTGCGCCCGGGCGAGAAGATCGCCACCGACGGCACCGTGGTTGAAGGTTCCAGCGCCGTGGATACCTCGCTGCTCACCGGCGAATCGGTGCCGCAGGAGGTCAAGGCCGGCTCCGAAGTCACCGGCGCCACCTTGAATACCTCGGGGCGGCTGGTGGTCGAGGCCCAGCGCGTCGGCTCCGCAACGACCCTGGCGCAGATGGGCAAGCTGGTCTCCGAGGCGCAATCCGGCAAGGCTCCCATCGCCCGGCTGGCGGACCGGATTTCCGCTGTCTTCGTGCCAATTGTTCTGGCCATCGCGCTGCTCACCTTCGTGATCTGGTGGCTGGCGAGCTCGGATCCGTATCAGGCGTTCAGCGCCGCGGTCGCCGTGCTGGTCATCGCCTGCCCTTGCGCCTTGGGATTGGCGACTCCAATCGGCCTGCTGGTCGGCACCGGACGGGGCGCCCAGCTGGGCATCTTGATCCGCGGTCCGCAGGTCCTGGAGGACACCCGCAAGCTGGACACCATTGTCCTGGATAAGACCGGCACCGTGACCACCGGCGTCATGGCCCACGTGGGGACCTTCCCGGCCGCTGGGGTTGATGCCGATGGAATTCTCGCATTGGCAGCTGCCGTCGAGCACCACTCGGAACACCCGATCGCCCAGGCCATTGCCCGGGCCGGCGCCCAGCGCGGCCCGCTGGCTGAGGCCACCGATTTCCGTTCGGAACCCGGCGGCGGCGTCATGGGTGCCGTTGATGGCAAGAAAGTCGTTGTCGGCCGGCCCAGCTGGCTGGAATCCTCGGGAACGGTACTGGATTCCGGGGCGCACGCGCTCTTGTCGGAGGCCGAGGCGGCCGGAGCCACGGCGATTCTGGTCTCCGTTGACCAGCAGTTCCAGGCCGTCATTTCGGTTGCGGACCAGATCAAGGACTCGTCCGCGGCGGCCATTGCCCAGTTGCAGGAACGCGGCCTGCGGGTGGTCCTGCTGACCGGGGATAACCTGTCGGTGGCAACGAAGGTGGCGGCCAAGGTCGGCATCGATCCGCAGGATGTGTTCGCCGGGGTCTTCCCCGCAGATAAGGCCAAGGCCATTTCCTCCCTGCAGGATCAGGGCAAGGTGGTGGCCATGGTGGGCGATGGCGTCAACGACGCTCCCGCCCTGGCCCAGGCCGATCTGGGCATCGCCATGGGGTCAGGCACCGACGTGGCGATCGAGGCCGCCGACATCACGTTGATGGGCAATGACCTGCATCAGGTCAGCGCCGCCATTGATCTCTCGGCCAAGACCTTGGCCACGATCAAGATGAACCTCTTCTGGGCTTTCGCCTACAACACCGCCGGCATCCCGATCGCGGCCTTGGGTTTGCTCAATCCGATGATTGCTGGCGCCGCCATGGCGGCCAGCTCGGTCTTGGTCGTCGCCAATTCGCTGCGCCTTCGCAGCTTTGGCAGGTAGCTGCCAGCCCTCCCGGCGATGAACCAGCGCAGAAATGGCGTGGACACGAGAACCAGTTCTCGTGTCCACGCCATTTCTGCGCGTGCGATTTGCATCACATCGAACCTTCTGCGCATAATGTGATGGAGGTCACCATGAGTGCGCGAAGGGCGAGACCCGCCCTCGCCATGGACTGGCGACGCAGGAACAGGCTTGGCCCAGTAGTCGGGTTCAAGCAGCAGCTCTCTGGTCGCTTCGCAGATCACCAAGCTGCATGGGTGGCCATCGGTCCCAGCGCAACGAGCTGGCCTTGCCTTTCCGGGGCACGGCGGATCAGTCGCTCTTGGCAAAGTAAGTTGCCATGCGCCACGCCATCCTCCTGGAAGGCAGCCAGCTCGAGTGCCGCTGGGCCCAGATCAGCCTCCGCGTCCGGCACATCCGGCAGGCGTCTGCCGTTTGCCTGCTGATCTGTGTGACTCCCTCCTGCGCGCTGCCGCCTGGGTCGTGGAGTCAGCAGCCGGGCGTGGTTTCAGCGCTCACACCGGCGTGAGGCCAGCGCCCCGATGAGGATGCTCTGCACCGCCCCCACCCCGGCGCCCAGCGCGGTCATGGCCACGCGGTCAACGAGCAGGCTGGCAACGGGTTCAGGACTGACCAGATGGACCATGGACAAGGCGGTGACGGTCACGAAAACCATCCCGAGGGCGTAATTGCGCAAGATCACCAGCTCGATGCAGACCTGGCAGGCAATCGCCGCCACCAGGATGACCCAAATCGGCGGATCGAACACCAGCACGCTTGCGGCCAGCAGCACACCGACACACGTGCCGACGCTGCGCTGCAGTCCCCGGGCCACCCGGGCATAGGCATCGACTCCCGTTACGGCCGCTATTGCCCCGAGGCTGGCCCAGTACCAATGGCCGTCGCCGAGCAGTGCGGCGGCCATCCCGGCCAGCAGCACGCCCACTGCCATGTGCACCGAGGCGCTCACGGCCCGGGGCCCGGGCGCCCAGGTGAAGCCCGCGCGCAGCGTGTGGCCGAGATTGGCCCGGCGTAGCGAGAGCCCCAGCATGAACACCAGGCTGAAGAGCATCGTTCCGCCGCCCACGAGCAGCACCCCGAGGAAGGACGAGCTTGTGGCCGGGATGGTGATGCAGGCGCCCCCGGCGAAGACCGCAAAAGTCGGGCCAGGGGGCATCCAGCCGGCGGCCTGCGAAACGTAGTTCGCACCGAACCCAATCGCCCCGAGCACCAGCGCGCAGATGATGAAGGGCGCATGGATCATCGAGAAATAGGTTCCCAGCAGCATGGAGGCCACCTGCACCAGCCCTACCGAAAGCTGCTGCCAGAATCGTGGCGCGTAAGCAGAGTAGCGCCCGAAGACCGCACCGAAAGCTCCAAAGGCCGCATACATCGCCCAGTCCAGGTGGCCGCCGACGGCGACCAGCACCAGCGGAACACCGAGGGCGATAGCGGACTTGGCGGCCGGAATCACCGAAGGCCGCGGCGGGGCCACCACCACGGCCCGGGTGAGCACCTCTTGGACATGCCGTTTCATGCGCCCGCCCGGCCTTCCTGGGTGGCGACCAGCTGGAGCAGCGAGCGCAGGGCCTGCTGCTGCTGGGCATCCAGCGCACCAAAGACCTCTGCCTCGCTGCGTTCGGCCGCGGCCGTGGCCCGGGCGGTGAATTCCTTGCCCGCCTCGGTCAGGCTGATGATCTTGCGGCGGCGATCCAGCCGGTCGACGCTGCGCTCGAGGATCTGCCGGTCGGCGAGCTCATCAAGGTAGGCCACGAGGTGGCCGCGGTTCAGCTGGGAGCGTTTGGCCAGTTCATGTTGCGCCATCGGCCCGAATTCGGCCAGTGCGCAGACAACCATGAAGTGGTTGCGGGTCAAGGACTCCGATTCCATGAGTTCGGTCAGCTCCCGGGTGCCGATGCGTCCGGCACGGGATGTCAGATAGCTCAGGGAGTTCCATTGGAACTGCGGAATCAAGAAGTCGCTCATCCCTCCAAAATATCAATTCATGGGGAAACAATTTCCTACGGAGTCATTTTTTGGCGCAACTCACACCGAAGTAGCGTTCAGGGTTTGCTCCAATTCGAGATCATTGAGCATGAACCTGGCCCCTTGCTCACCGATCAAGATGGACGGCGCGTTGGTGTTGCCGGTAGTAATCTTCGGCATGATCGAGGCATCAATGACCCGCAGCCCACGAAGACCGCGCACCTTGAGCTCGGGATCCACCACGGCTTTCCCATCGATTCCCATGGCACAGGTACCGACCTGATGGTGGTAGGTCACCGCGTTATTGCGAATGTACTCTTCCAGCTGCGCATCATCCTGGACTTCAGGCCCGGGATAGATTTCCTGCGCGCCCCAGGCTCCGGCAAGGGCATCCTGCTGGACCATCTGGCGGCACTGCTTGATGGAGAAAAGGAACGCTTCCATGTCGCGCCGGTCGGCCAGGGCGTTCAAATCGATATTCACTGGATCATCCAGGCCCGGTCCGCTGAGCGTGAGTTCGCCTCGGCTATACGGGGTGACAATTCCCGAATGCAAGGTGAATGCGGTGCCATCAACCGGTTCCATGCCCGGCGAATACATTGGCACGGCGAAGAAGATCGGCTGGGTATCAGGAATCTCGAGATCCTCCCGGGACTTCGCAAAGAGGTGCGACTGCGAAACCGAGACACCTTGGCGCGGGGCCGGGATATCCCGCGTGGTCGTTGTGGCGATCACCGGGGCCAAAAGGTGATCGTGCAGATTCTTGCCCACGCCCGGCAGATCATGAACGGCCTGCACTCCGGCTTCCTGCAGTTCGGCCGCCGGGCCGATACCCGAACGCAACAGGATCTGCGGGGAACCCAAGGCGCCTGCGCTGAGCACCACATGATCCGCGGTCAGCTGGTGCATCTGCCCATCTTGCCGGTAGTTGACCCCGGTGACCGCGCCGTCCTCGACTATCACCGAGTGCACTTCTGCCCCGGTAATAATGGTGGCTTGCCCGCGCACCGGCTTCAGGTACGCCTTCCAGGTATTGATCCGCTGCCCGTCAACGATATTGACCTGCTCCTTGGAGACGCCATCGAGCGTCCCGGAGTTGTAGTCGGGATTGAAGGGAACACCGGATTCTTCGGCCGCCTTGATAATCGAGGCGTGGATCTCATCGAGCTGGTAGTCATTGTCCACCGGGATGGGCCCGCCGGTACCGTGGACAGCGCTGCCGCCTCCGGAGAAATCCTCGATGTCCCGGTAGACCGGCAAGACCTTGTCCCACGCCCACTCAGGACCGCAGTCCTGGGCCCAGCCATCGAAGTCCTGCTGCGCGCATCGAACCCAGATGGTCGCGTTCAAGGCATGGGAACCGCCCAGGACCTTGCCGCGCGGCAGGTGCACCTTCTTGCCAGCGGTGCCCTCCATGGGCGTGGTGTAGTAGTCCCAGTCGTCCGGGCTGTGCCACAATTCGCCCAGCCGGGACAGGTCGTGGATGGCGGGATTGGTGTCTTCTCCCCCGGCCTCGAACACGGTCACATCGGCGCCGGCATCGATCAACCGGCGGGCAACCACCGATCCTGCCGAACCAGCACCGACCACAATGACAGATACCTTGCCCACGGCAAACCTGCTTCCCCTATTTCCGGCGGCCCGCCTCGGTGTGGACCGCGAATCCTAGGATTCAGTGTGCCGTGGATCACAGGAAGAATATTGCCATTGCGTGCAGCGTCATTGCCATCGAGCGCACAGGACGCCGCGGTGATCACTGCCCTTTGCGCAAGGCCCGCAGTTCGTCAACACGCACCAGCACCACGCCAGCGACAATCAGCAGGCCGCCAAAGAGCTGCACCAGTCCCGGCAATTCCGAGAGCAGCAACCACGCCCAGAGCACCGCGAACAATACCTCGGTCAGCGAGATGAAACTGGCCACCTTGGAGCCCAATGCCCGTGCCGCCATCACCCCGGTGGTGTAGGAGAACACCGTGGCGATCATGATCAGCCCGACCAGGGCAGCCCACCAAGGAGTCTGGAATCCGGCGAAGGATCCGCTGCCTGCGGCAAAGGTCATCGGGAGGATTCCCGAGGCGCCTACCAGCAGCATCGTGATGGCCCCTACGGCCATGCCGCCTGCGGAGAGCATGATCGGCGGCAGCGCCCCGTCGACCTTGGCGCTGATGAAGAAGTAGACGGTCAGCCCGACGGCCGCCCCGAGACCCCAGAGGACTCCAATCGGATCAATTTTTGAAGTTCCGGTCAGATCCAGCACAGCGATCAAGCCCAGCAGGGACAACAGCGTCCCGGCTATGGTGGCTGCCGAGGGCCGCTTCTGATGCCGCACCCACAGCACCAGGACGATAAGCACCGGAGCCAGATACTCAAGCAACAGTGCCACACCCACATCCAGCCGCTGCACGGCCAAGAAGTAGCACAACTGGCAGGCTCCCACGCCAAAGAGGCCAAAGAGCAGAATCGACAGCCAATTGGTGCGCACCAGCACCCATCGTCCACGCATCGCCAGAACAGCCGGGATGGCCAGCACTACTGCTGCCCCGGCCATGCGCGCGGCGACCGCTGCGGTCGGGCTCCAGCCTGCTTCGAACAGGCCCCTGGCAAAGGAACCGGAAATTCCAAAGGCCGCTGAGGAGGCCAAGGCAATCCAGATTCCCCTGGCTTGGCTGCCGCCGTGCGCTGGTAGTTCCCGGGCGCCTGCAGGCAACTGCGAGCCGGTGGTTTCGCTCATGGGTGTGGATGTCTTTCACGAAGAATTCAAAGCCCCGCACAAGGGGCAACAATGCCTATGGGCATGACGATACGGTTAGGCTTGAGAGGCAGTCAATCCACCCCTCGCCCAGGAACGAATTATGACCTTTGCCCCCGATATCGTCGCTTCGCTGAAGAGCGTCGTGAACCTCTTGAATACCGAGGTGCAGATCGTCGACATGCTCTCCACCGTCGCTGATCTGGACGAATTCCTCGATGCCGAAAACTTCGAGGGGTCCCGCGCGCACAACCAGGCGGAGCTGCGTTCCATCCGCCAGCTGCGCTCCCAGCTCAAGGGCGTCTGGACCGGCAGCGAGGAAGAGGCCGTATTCAAGGTCAACCAAATCCTGCGCAACGCCAATGCCCAGCCGCAGCTGGTCAAGAGCGAAAAGCTCGGATATCACCTGCATGCGACCACCACCAGCACGCCGTTGTACGACCGCTTGGCGGTGGATGCCGCCATGGCGCTGGCCGAAGTCATCCGCTCTGGCGGCATTGAGCGGCTGCGGATCTGCGCTTCTGCCGACTGCCGGAATGCCCTGCTGGATCTCTCGCGCAACCGCTCGAAACTCTATTGCGATATCGGCAACTGCGCCAACCGCGAGCACGTTCGCGCCTACCGAGCCCGCAAGGCCGGCAAGTCTTCCTGGTAGAGCTCAACTGCTGGCGAACGCCACGGCGCGTTCTCGCATTAAACCCCATCAGCACCCTATGATGAACACACCACCGGCACATCGGTGGTGCAGCAGTTGAAAGGGCAGGTCATGACTCAGGAAACACACGCTTCAGACGACTACGAGGCACGGCTGGAAGCTGCTCACAGCAACCCGCTGATGGCGGCCGGACGCTGGGTGGTCGCGCTGGCGTCGGCAACTTTGGGCGATGGCGAGTTCGAAGCCAATGAACCCCAGGTCGTGGTCCATTCCCGCGCTGATGATTCGGTGATGCTGCGCATCACCACCTCCAGCTTGGAAGAGGCCGAACGCCTGATTGTGCAGATCCGCGAGGACCTCGAGAACCTGAGCACCGAGGAGTTCCGCGCCGAATGGGAACCGGCAGCAGACCGGGAACGCTAAGAATCCGGCACGGTTAGTGTTCGACGAGGATTCCGTCGATATCCGCGTAGACCATGGCACCGGGGCGTACCTTTACGTCGCCGATGCTCAGCACTTCATCCACGGCGCCATGCGAGCGCTTGACGGTTTTGCGTGGATTGCTTCCCAAGGCCTTGATGCCCAGTTCCAGTTCCGCCAAGGCCGCGCGGTCGCGCACGGCACCGTAGATGATCACTCCGGCCCAGCCGTTGGCTTCTGCGCTGGCAGCAATCATGTCGCCCATCAACGCGTAGCGCAGCGACCCTCCGCCATCGACAACCAGGACCGCGCCGTTACCCGGGAAGCTCAGGATCTCCTTGATCAGCCCGTTGTCTTCATGGCACTTCACGGTGCGTGCCGGGCCGTGGAAAGATAGCCGTCCGCCGAAGTCCTGGAATTGCGCCGAGATGGATTGCAGGGCTTCACCGTGCTGGTCGTACAGGTCTGCGGTGCTGATCGGATCCTGCTGCATGATGCTCCTTTGAATCTGCGATGGTCTTCCAGCACACAGCATATCCATGAGCGCCCGATCATGGGCGAACGATCCGTAATTTAGCCGATCACAAGTACCTGTCACTCGCCAAAAAGAACAATACGCTCATTGATTCCCCGTGCTGCCAGGTCGATTTCACAAACTCTAGAGCTCCAGCTCCTTGTGGTAGGCCGCGGCGTCCAGGGAACCCAAGCGTGAGTGGCGGCGCCCATAGCCAAGGTAGATGCCGGCGCCGACGATCATCCACAGCCCGAAGACCACCCAGGTGATTCCGGCCAGGTTGAACATCAAGAACAGGCAGGCGGCAATGCCCAGGATCGGTGTCACCGGATACAGCGGCACGCGGAAGGTGCGGGGAGTATCCGGCTGGGTCCTGCGCAGATACATCACCGAAACGCCGACCAGCGCGAAGGCGAACAGTGTGCCGATGCTGGTGGCCTCGGCCAACTGGCCCAAGGGAATCAACGATGCGGCAATGGCGACCAACAGGCCCGTGACGCAGGTGCCGATCACCGGGGTGTGCGTCTTGGGCGAGACCTTGGCGAAAAAGCGCGGAACCAGGCCATCGCGCCCCATGGACAGCAAGATGCGCGTCTGTC
This window contains:
- a CDS encoding carbamoyl-phosphate synthase; this encodes MAIDPTQPFVPVILGGDIGTYTLAREFYEAYGVRSVVLPAAGNGVIEHSVAIELRPIGSMADETRVVAALRDLATELKAESGRPLMLFGSLDFHIMLIAKHRGQLEAQYVIPYPELETIEAAALKENFYALAEKLDIAHPRTAVYYPGSDLESMAKDLTYPVIGKPSSSGDWIAAKFEGKQKIHTINSRAELETLLGKIDGSGYSSGYILQEYVPGGDDAMRLCTYFATQDGKVIFAGYGEVVIEEHAPLVLGNSAAIVTGQNDQMAADGARMLEELGWRGIAMIDAKHDRRDGKIKFFEINPRLGRNHFYLTAAGVNPARFYVTEFLGADFDAADPHTDAVMETAAGILQLRREQLFTVLPHHLLRRFLDSETGKKAAALLKAGKVSNPLKYSAENNPRRKLYLVLNAVNHYRKYKKFPPRAQ
- a CDS encoding lipid II:glycine glycyltransferase FemX, giving the protein MSHNDLHVRPISSAEHSAFLETARDVSFLQRPEWARVKGGWRGESLGFFDQDELVGTALVLHRAAPVIKKTLAYVPDGPVIDFQAHPAENVIRPLAAYLKNRGAFQLKMGPGREVRTWAASAVRKNLGKEGFAQLADLDLKSSSEQALALNDALLDLGFTKEDVGLDFGAGQPEYVARVALQDEEGNQLDVDQVMASYSATTRNETRKALKSTLEIEVGDTADMARFHALYNHTADRQEFTGRPLSYFETMHRVLNEAVPGSCTLYIASNEGVDLAASIVIRSSNLAWYLYGASSSEQRKIFAPKAIMNRMVEDSIAAGCRYLDQGGVSATLDKEHHLSGLTKFKTNTGCDIVQTNGEWDLALNKPLAWAFEKYMNWRKK
- a CDS encoding metal-sensitive transcriptional regulator, which gives rise to MDTTQNPDAQAQHHGYHADKSALERRLKRIEGQVRGVAKMVDEDKYCIDILTQISAINAALHKVSVQLIDDHIGHCVVDAAKSSIETGDPSIVQDKIAEATAAISRLVR
- a CDS encoding heavy-metal-associated domain-containing protein codes for the protein MSHNCNCGCSSENSTSATRGLQITTRDQATALTTQTEIKISGMTCGHCVSSVTEELKELAGVQHVDVILDAQGVSTATVTATEKLSESSIREAIDEAGYTVEAINA
- a CDS encoding heavy metal translocating P-type ATPase: MSSHAPEHALPESRTVDLDIQGMTCASCVNRVERKLGKLPGVTASVNLPLETAKVQVPREVSDQTLISTVEAAGYTATLKQPAAHGHEDHGEHAGHEHLVPNHLLLRLIISAAFSIPLFVISMIPAAQFPHWGWVAFALATPVVFYGAWPFHKAAAINARHLSSTMDTLVSLGVLAAYLFSAIQLILDPQMTAHTGMAMSEHALYFETAGVVATLLLLGRYLEHRAKSSASDALKSLLNLGAKDAVVLRDGQEVKIPAAQLQVGEHFVVRPGEKIATDGTVVEGSSAVDTSLLTGESVPQEVKAGSEVTGATLNTSGRLVVEAQRVGSATTLAQMGKLVSEAQSGKAPIARLADRISAVFVPIVLAIALLTFVIWWLASSDPYQAFSAAVAVLVIACPCALGLATPIGLLVGTGRGAQLGILIRGPQVLEDTRKLDTIVLDKTGTVTTGVMAHVGTFPAAGVDADGILALAAAVEHHSEHPIAQAIARAGAQRGPLAEATDFRSEPGGGVMGAVDGKKVVVGRPSWLESSGTVLDSGAHALLSEAEAAGATAILVSVDQQFQAVISVADQIKDSSAAAIAQLQERGLRVVLLTGDNLSVATKVAAKVGIDPQDVFAGVFPADKAKAISSLQDQGKVVAMVGDGVNDAPALAQADLGIAMGSGTDVAIEAADITLMGNDLHQVSAAIDLSAKTLATIKMNLFWAFAYNTAGIPIAALGLLNPMIAGAAMAASSVLVVANSLRLRSFGR
- a CDS encoding FUSC family protein — encoded protein: MKRHVQEVLTRAVVVAPPRPSVIPAAKSAIALGVPLVLVAVGGHLDWAMYAAFGAFGAVFGRYSAYAPRFWQQLSVGLVQVASMLLGTYFSMIHAPFIICALVLGAIGFGANYVSQAAGWMPPGPTFAVFAGGACITIPATSSSFLGVLLVGGGTMLFSLVFMLGLSLRRANLGHTLRAGFTWAPGPRAVSASVHMAVGVLLAGMAAALLGDGHWYWASLGAIAAVTGVDAYARVARGLQRSVGTCVGVLLAASVLVFDPPIWVILVAAIACQVCIELVILRNYALGMVFVTVTALSMVHLVSPEPVASLLVDRVAMTALGAGVGAVQSILIGALASRRCER
- a CDS encoding MarR family winged helix-turn-helix transcriptional regulator yields the protein MSDFLIPQFQWNSLSYLTSRAGRIGTRELTELMESESLTRNHFMVVCALAEFGPMAQHELAKRSQLNRGHLVAYLDELADRQILERSVDRLDRRRKIISLTEAGKEFTARATAAAERSEAEVFGALDAQQQQALRSLLQLVATQEGRAGA
- a CDS encoding GMC family oxidoreductase, which codes for MGKVSVIVVGAGSAGSVVARRLIDAGADVTVFEAGGEDTNPAIHDLSRLGELWHSPDDWDYYTTPMEGTAGKKVHLPRGKVLGGSHALNATIWVRCAQQDFDGWAQDCGPEWAWDKVLPVYRDIEDFSGGGSAVHGTGGPIPVDNDYQLDEIHASIIKAAEESGVPFNPDYNSGTLDGVSKEQVNIVDGQRINTWKAYLKPVRGQATIITGAEVHSVIVEDGAVTGVNYRQDGQMHQLTADHVVLSAGALGSPQILLRSGIGPAAELQEAGVQAVHDLPGVGKNLHDHLLAPVIATTTTRDIPAPRQGVSVSQSHLFAKSREDLEIPDTQPIFFAVPMYSPGMEPVDGTAFTLHSGIVTPYSRGELTLSGPGLDDPVNIDLNALADRRDMEAFLFSIKQCRQMVQQDALAGAWGAQEIYPGPEVQDDAQLEEYIRNNAVTYHHQVGTCAMGIDGKAVVDPELKVRGLRGLRVIDASIMPKITTGNTNAPSILIGEQGARFMLNDLELEQTLNATSV